GTAACCCATTTTACAACTGAGACAGGTAGTAGTCGAAGGCTCCTTTCGAGTATCTCTGCTCTTGGCTATAATCAGTCAGGAAAATTCACGCCATGCCGGAGCCGGGCGCGTCGTGGTCTCTGGGCCTTTGGCGGACTCGGCCGAGGCGCGGGATGGAAGCCTCGGCcgggagaaagaggcggaggcAGCGAAGGAACAGGGAGGTCTTGGGTCGTCTACCTTGGACTCCAGCTCGAAGATTCCTCACCCAGTACCAGAAAAACTCGAAGAGACAGCCTTCTAATATAGTATACGCTATTAAACTTCCCATATTCTTTGATTTGTGTTTAAAACCCGGGCTCCCGTATTCTATACACTTTTTAGTAAGGGATGACTAGGGAAAGCGGAAATCACATTCAAACCGTGAATTTGTTCGTATTTAGTCCCACTGTAAGCTCAGCCCCTGACGAAGTTATTCAATGCATGCTGATCtaaaaagtgcatatatatgtgtgtgtataaaaatgtgcATCTACAGTCTGTTAAATGAAATAATTCTAAATGACAAAGAGTAAAGCTTTATGACAATGGTTTCAGGAAAATTTGTGGTAGACCTCAATACAAATGTAATGATACATAATTGAGTATGttaatttccttcattttttttatatatagatgaacaaaactttttcgttttgattttttatatacattttataagatCTGTTATGCAACAACGATTTTCttagttttcatatatatttttttattgcagtttaattatttaatactttttttatttcaacATAACAGTGTTAGAAAAAACATCTGCGTATGTGATTTTCAACTTTGGAAGATTATTAATTTTCCAGTGCaaattgtgtttgtctgtattgtGATGTGAAACCTACAATTGTAATGTCGCTATTAAACGCGCGTTTATTTCgttcgtttctttcccttttctccgctcctctccttttctttctctttaattatgtttctttgttttcgtttcgcTTCGTTTTTCTTCAGTAAACGCCCACTTTACTTCCTATTTCTGCCCCCGGCGAAGCTGCTGCCGCGCCCGACTCTGCATTCGCTCAGCGGGTTGCCGTCGTAGCCCCGAGGACAGGCGCACACCGGCTGATGGTTCTTCACTGAGCAGTCGGCGTTGTGTCCGCACACAGAGTCGCCATTGTAGTAGCATGGGTTCTGGAATGTCCGAAAATTGAATGAACGCAGTGCTTTACATTTAAATAGAACATAAACGGTGACGCATCCATGCATGCACTCATAAACAGACACGCGGAATAAAATGTGATGCATGAATACCATTGCTAATTGGTATCACTGCTTACCAAAGGAAGCTCTGTCAAAAGTCAGCCATAATAACGAGAAAGAAACAATACCTGGCACTGGTAGGCATAACAGGCCTGATGGTTGGGGCACTCATTGTGGCTCTGGCACTCTCCACGCTGGCACGAGACAAGCGGGTTGCCGATGAAGCCTGTTGGGCAAGTGCACACAGGGCGGTCGTTACCAGAGCTATCGAAGCCAGGTGTGCAGTCAGCCTGGGAGCCGCATGGGTTGGGGTTGCACAAATCAGCTGTTGGACGAAAAAGCAACGTGAATTTCGGTTGAAAGTGAACCGGGATTATCTGTGATCACGCAACGAATGACCTATGTTGACCTGAACATTTAGGAAATACCACTACTATTCCTTTGCTTAGTGGGAAAACAATAGCTATGCAAATGCAAAGACTACTCACCAGAAGTGAAAAGTCGGCAGGCCTCGAACGGGTGTCCGGTGTAGCCTCTTGGGCAAGAGCAGATGGGCTTGTGGTTTTCCACTTTGCAGTCAGCTCCTGTACCGCAAGCGCCGTCGCACGGGTTCACGCACTGGAGCTGGTAGCAAGCCTGGTAGTTGGGGCAGTCGTCGTGAGCGGTGCACTCGGCGTAGCACCTGCGCGCGGGGAAACGCGGGGAGTGAAAATGAAGaactggaaactttttttttttttttttttggcaacatGTGTGTGTGGCGTCTCTTTTAACAACACTATTACCTTGGGTGTATAACTTACCTGCTGTATGGGTCTCCCTGGTAGTACTCGGGGCAAGAGCAAATAGCGCGACTGTTCCTGACGTCACAGTAAGCTCCCTCACCGCAGGCATCACGGCAAGGATTCACACAGCTGGAAAGGGAGTTTAATAAATCACATGTTGTTCGTACccctttatcattttcttgtgattttttttattgctcgTCGGCAAATAAGACTGACATGAAGAATGAGGTAGATAAAGGGCGCACGAACGGCTGAAGGCTCGTCAAAGGACACCTACATGTTGTTCCGGCAGGCCATGTTATTGGGGCAGTCCGTATCGCGGACGCATTCGGGCTCGCAGCCGGTGAGGGGGTTGCCGATGTAGTTGTCGATGCAGGAGCAGACGGCGCGGTCGTTGCGCACCTTGCAGTTGGTGTTACGGCCGCAAGGAGATGGGTTGCACAGTTCCTCTGGAAAGGGATCAGTTTCGTGTAGTAAGGAATGGGAAGTCGGTACCAGTGTTCTAAAGCGTATGCGCAAAACTGACGCAGATATATGAGCTGATAAAGAGGTGAAGATATACAAGGGGTCTCCTTAACCTTGAAATGTTCAGTTTTTAAATTCTATGCATAACTACGCGTATCTTGAAGTATCTCGCCCTCTCAAAAAAAGATCAGGTGCCTTCCATACCCTGCACCCCTTCAAAACCGCTCCGCACCCTTTCCGCAAGGCCGCGTTCTATATAAGGGCAGAAAGAACTGCCCAGATCGCACCACCTGCCTCGCCGCCGCGCCCGACAAAACTTCCAGGAGatgtaacaatatataaaatattgtaacGTTACACGCGTTTCCCCCAGAAAGAGCTGGAGTATGTAAGTGGATAAACAACTGAATTATTTtccacgcgcgcgcgctcgcgctcgtgtgtgtgtgtgtgtgtgtgtgtgtgtgtgtgtgtgtgtgtgtgtgtgtgtgtgtgtgtgtgtgtgtgtgtgtgtgtgtgcgcgtgtgtgtgtgtgtgagtgtgtgtgtgtatgtgttgtgtgtgcctgtgtgtgggtgtgtgcgggtgtgtgtgtcaatgtctatctacccattttcggtatatgaatttatatatatttatgtatgtgtgtacatatatatatgcacacacacacatacacacacacacacacacacacacacacacacatatttacaactACTGACAGGAGGGAACATCGACACTTACGAGGGTCAAACCTCCTGCACCTGGTGAAAGGATCTCCCACGAATCCTCGCGGGCAGGAACAGACCGGCTGGTGGTTCCTGACGGTGCACTCGGAGCCCTGGCCGCACAGTCCCACTTGGCAGGGGTCGATGCACTTGAGACGCTGGCAGGTGAGGTGTCCTGGGCAGTCATTGCTCTCTGTGGCAAACCAGAAACCAGAATATTACTGTCATACGAACCATGTTAATGCAATAGTAG
The genomic region above belongs to Penaeus chinensis breed Huanghai No. 1 chromosome 20, ASM1920278v2, whole genome shotgun sequence and contains:
- the LOC125035839 gene encoding neurogenic locus notch homolog protein 4-like isoform X2; translation: MKLLVVGLALLVGGAWAQHSSFPFSPLLPVAPIAVFPETQGRVTTPLRQSFVDRPFVNRQTSQDPCRPSPCGPNTRCEVSSKGIALCRCLADFVPDGNTINGCKPQCTRDDDCPDDYRCRSTKCVRVCVQGACGINADCESRNHRAVCNCPNSYSGDPHIRCNRNVPETRVFPPAPPLNPCDPSPCGINADCTTRGDRPVCTCPIGYEGDPLTNCRRGECIESNDCPGHLTCQRLKCIDPCQVGLCGQGSECTVRNHQPVCSCPRGFVGDPFTRCRRFDPQELCNPSPCGRNTNCKVRNDRAVCSCIDNYIGNPLTGCEPECVRDTDCPNNMACRNNICVNPCRDACGEGAYCDVRNSRAICSCPEYYQGDPYSRCYAECTAHDDCPNYQACYQLQCVNPCDGACGTGADCKVENHKPICSCPRGYTGHPFEACRLFTSADLCNPNPCGSQADCTPGFDSSGNDRPVCTCPTGFIGNPLVSCQRGECQSHNECPNHQACYAYQCQNPCYYNGDSVCGHNADCSVKNHQPVCACPRGYDGNPLSECRVGRGSSFAGGRNRK
- the LOC125035839 gene encoding adhesive plaque matrix protein 2-like isoform X3 — protein: MKLLVVGLALLVGGAWAQHSSETQGRVTTPLRQSFVDRPFVNRQTSQDPCRPSPCGPNTRCEVSSKGIALCRCLADFVPDGNTINGCKPQCTRDDDCPDDYRCRSTKCVRVCVQGACGINADCESRNHRAVCNCPNSYSGDPHIRCNRNVPETRVFPPAPPLNPCDPSPCGINADCTTRGDRPVCTCPIGYEGDPLTNCRRGECIESNDCPGHLTCQRLKCIDPCQVGLCGQGSECTVRNHQPVCSCPRGFVGDPFTRCRRFDPQELCNPSPCGRNTNCKVRNDRAVCSCIDNYIGNPLTGCEPECVRDTDCPNNMACRNNICVNPCRDACGEGAYCDVRNSRAICSCPEYYQGDPYSRCYAECTAHDDCPNYQACYQLQCVNPCDGACGTGADCKVENHKPICSCPRGYTGHPFEACRLFTSADLCNPNPCGSQADCTPGFDSSGNDRPVCTCPTGFIGNPLVSCQRGECQSHNECPNHQACYAYQCQNPCYYNGDSVCGHNADCSVKNHQPVCACPRGYDGNPLSECRVGRGSSFAGGRNRK